In the Maribacter sp. MJ134 genome, one interval contains:
- the mnmE gene encoding tRNA uridine-5-carboxymethylaminomethyl(34) synthesis GTPase MnmE — translation MIQDDTIIALATPSGAGAIAVIRISGGQAVDIVSKHFKSVINKKLIEQKSHTIHLGHIIDGKKFLDQVLVSIFKNPHSYTGEDVVEISCHGSVYIQQQIIQLFLRNGCRMAAAGEFTMRAFLNGKMDLSQAEAVADLIASDSEAAHQIAMQQMRGGFSNEIKKLRQELLNFASLIELELDFSQEDVEFADRTQFNNLLDKITQVLKGLIDSFALGNVIKNGIPIAIVGEPNVGKSTLLNAILNEERAIVSDIPGTTRDTVEDQIAIGGVNFRFIDTAGIRNTEDKIEQIGIARAYEKIEQAQLVIYLFEASEDKAAEIEALRNKYTDKNILLLANKIDTVKKDRVKELKNTFKDLVLLSAKDGKGIEELKEKLLTLSNAGQMGKNDTIVTNNRHYDALLKALEAIQKVKEGMDMELSSDLMAIDIREALFHLGEITGSVSTDDLLGNIFSNFCIGK, via the coding sequence ATGATTCAAGATGATACCATTATAGCCCTAGCAACTCCTTCGGGAGCCGGCGCAATTGCCGTAATAAGAATATCCGGTGGCCAGGCTGTCGATATTGTCTCAAAACACTTTAAATCTGTTATCAATAAGAAACTAATAGAACAAAAAAGTCACACCATTCACTTGGGACATATCATTGATGGTAAGAAATTTTTAGATCAGGTTTTGGTCTCTATTTTCAAAAACCCACATTCGTACACCGGAGAAGATGTGGTTGAAATCTCATGTCATGGCTCAGTCTATATTCAACAGCAAATTATTCAGCTTTTTTTGAGAAACGGTTGTCGTATGGCGGCTGCTGGCGAATTTACCATGAGAGCGTTCCTTAATGGTAAGATGGATTTGAGTCAGGCCGAAGCCGTTGCGGATTTAATTGCAAGCGATAGCGAAGCAGCGCATCAAATTGCCATGCAACAGATGCGGGGAGGTTTTAGTAACGAGATTAAAAAACTTAGGCAAGAACTATTGAACTTTGCCTCTCTCATTGAGCTAGAATTGGATTTTTCCCAAGAGGATGTTGAATTCGCCGATAGAACGCAATTTAATAATCTTCTAGATAAGATAACTCAAGTATTAAAGGGGTTAATAGATTCATTTGCCCTTGGAAATGTCATCAAAAATGGTATTCCCATTGCCATAGTAGGTGAGCCCAATGTGGGGAAGTCTACCCTCCTCAACGCCATTTTGAACGAAGAGAGAGCTATTGTAAGCGATATTCCAGGAACAACAAGAGATACTGTTGAGGACCAGATAGCTATCGGTGGAGTAAATTTCAGGTTCATTGATACCGCAGGCATAAGAAATACAGAGGATAAGATAGAACAAATAGGTATTGCTAGAGCCTACGAAAAAATTGAACAGGCACAGCTAGTCATCTATCTTTTTGAGGCCTCTGAAGACAAAGCAGCGGAGATTGAGGCTTTACGGAATAAATATACAGACAAGAACATACTCCTTTTAGCCAATAAAATAGATACCGTAAAAAAGGATAGAGTTAAAGAGTTAAAAAACACATTTAAGGACCTCGTACTACTATCCGCCAAAGATGGTAAGGGCATTGAAGAATTGAAAGAGAAATTATTGACACTTTCCAATGCTGGCCAAATGGGCAAGAATGATACTATTGTGACCAATAACAGGCATTACGATGCCTTATTAAAAGCCCTAGAAGCGATACAAAAGGTTAAAGAAGGCATGGACATGGAGTTGTCAAGCGACCTTATGGCGATTGATATTAGAGAAGCGCTTTTTCACCTCGGGGAAATCACGGGAAGCGTTTCTACGGATGATTTACTCGGAAACATCTTTTCTAATTTCTGTATCGGGAAATAA
- a CDS encoding tyrosine-protein phosphatase produces the protein MFSFFSKKEFLVDYLEGYVDIHNHILPGIDDGAKNVEESIALLKAFAEFGVRDFICTPHIMENYYPNTPETINKSLAVLENGLKMSNLNEFNIRVAAEHMIDSNFETILEEKKIMPLANNYLLIEMSYIQASINFDQEISRIKSAGYFPILAHPERYLYLHNKKGIYKKYKKMGLIFQLNILSLSDYYGKDTHKIALQLLNENLIDFISSDVHRFKHLNNIKEIEIDKDLMTKLLPIIERTTNNFGTF, from the coding sequence ATGTTCAGTTTTTTTTCAAAAAAAGAGTTCTTAGTCGATTATTTAGAGGGATATGTTGATATACATAATCACATCTTACCAGGTATTGATGATGGCGCCAAAAATGTTGAAGAGTCGATAGCCCTATTAAAAGCTTTCGCTGAATTTGGGGTGAGAGATTTTATATGCACCCCTCATATTATGGAGAATTATTACCCCAATACTCCAGAGACCATAAATAAATCTTTAGCCGTTTTAGAGAATGGCTTAAAAATGAGTAATTTAAACGAGTTTAATATTCGTGTGGCCGCCGAACACATGATCGATTCAAATTTCGAGACTATTTTAGAGGAAAAAAAAATAATGCCCTTGGCGAATAACTATCTTCTAATTGAAATGAGCTACATACAGGCATCCATAAACTTTGACCAAGAAATTTCAAGAATTAAATCAGCTGGCTATTTTCCAATACTTGCTCATCCAGAGCGATATTTATATTTACATAACAAAAAAGGAATATATAAAAAATATAAAAAAATGGGTCTTATATTTCAGTTAAATATACTATCCTTAAGTGACTATTATGGCAAAGATACTCACAAAATAGCATTGCAACTTTTGAATGAGAATTTAATCGATTTTATAAGCTCTGATGTTCATAGATTTAAACATTTAAACAATATAAAAGAAATCGAAATAGATAAAGATTTAATGACTAAACTTCTTCCAATTATAGAAAGAACTACAAATAATTTTGGAACTTTCTAG
- a CDS encoding GumC family protein: MDSKGFLDSNIDINDLIKSYSRYWKWFLLSIICFIVGAFIFIRYATPEYAAKAKIHILEDKNSSSELSAFGDLGILGGSSNKVEDEIEILNSRSNFISVVNKLKLNLKLSLIGNVKSSEIYLNKPFKVNFLRNDSIVNNSYLSFFISPISESKFEFSDGDDENVVIHSFGKNISTDIGDIVLTPNIDYIRSYLGKKIQVELRPIFSIAENYQQKIVITPALEFSNIINISLNSPIKQKALDVINTLIEIYNQNAIEDKRIVADRTSNFIDERIKEISTNLSSVDQSAEEFKTEKGVNDIAAESNIALNVGAASRQNLENAKTQLNIAAGMNSYLSEEDGFEVLPSNVGLSDGSIANTTAKYNELVLERKRLLKSADEQNPIIVNLDQQLQGLKSTIQSSLSGMERNLGMQVNNLSSQMARINSKIYSAPKNSRDLRDITRKQETTESLYLYLLQKREESQITLASSTPKSKVIDNAHLVQLAPVTPKKPLIYLASLILAFLVPFSIIYTNQLLDNKVNNKADLEKLINDVPVLSELPSVSKNEELLIKKDDRSVLSESLRILRTNLDYLIKAKKDIKNNVIFVTSSVPGEGKTFVSSNLSMILSSTNKKVLLIGADIRNPKLYTFFAGKNVDRLGKPKRNEDAGLTEYLYDEKLTSKDIINTLLVHTNTIDVIYSGKIPPNPSELLMSDRIKELIEKVSIDYDYVVVDTAPLLVVTDTLLLTEYANHVLYVVRSGNTEKKVLQYPINLKKEGKLPSLAFVVNGVSSSNLGYGGKYGYGYGENMKKPWWKFS; encoded by the coding sequence ATGGATTCAAAAGGATTTTTAGATTCTAATATCGATATAAATGATCTCATCAAATCATATTCGCGTTATTGGAAATGGTTTCTTCTTTCTATTATATGTTTTATTGTAGGAGCTTTCATCTTCATAAGGTACGCAACACCTGAATACGCTGCAAAAGCCAAGATTCATATATTAGAGGATAAAAACTCTTCATCTGAATTATCTGCTTTCGGAGATTTGGGTATTTTAGGAGGTTCTTCAAACAAAGTTGAAGATGAAATAGAAATTCTTAATTCAAGATCTAATTTTATTTCTGTTGTAAATAAGCTTAAACTTAACCTCAAGTTAAGTCTTATAGGTAACGTTAAGAGCAGTGAGATATATCTTAACAAGCCATTTAAGGTCAATTTTCTTAGGAATGATTCTATTGTTAATAATTCCTATCTATCATTTTTTATTTCACCTATTTCTGAGAGCAAGTTTGAATTTAGCGATGGGGATGACGAAAATGTAGTAATTCACTCCTTTGGAAAAAATATATCGACAGATATTGGAGATATAGTTTTAACTCCAAATATTGATTATATACGGAGTTATTTAGGTAAGAAAATTCAGGTTGAGTTACGACCTATATTTTCCATTGCTGAGAATTATCAGCAAAAAATTGTTATTACCCCTGCCTTAGAATTTTCTAATATCATTAATATTTCGTTGAATAGTCCTATTAAACAAAAAGCTCTTGATGTTATTAATACACTTATTGAAATCTACAATCAAAACGCTATTGAAGATAAGAGGATAGTTGCGGATAGAACTTCTAATTTTATTGATGAAAGAATAAAGGAAATATCAACGAATTTATCGTCTGTGGACCAGAGTGCTGAGGAATTTAAGACAGAAAAGGGAGTCAACGATATTGCGGCCGAATCAAATATAGCATTAAACGTGGGTGCAGCAAGTAGACAGAATTTGGAAAACGCCAAAACTCAATTGAATATTGCCGCGGGAATGAACAGTTATTTATCTGAGGAAGACGGCTTTGAGGTTTTACCGTCTAATGTAGGTTTATCCGACGGGAGTATAGCCAACACAACAGCGAAATACAATGAATTAGTGCTTGAAAGAAAAAGGCTTCTAAAAAGTGCGGATGAACAAAACCCTATAATTGTTAATTTAGATCAACAATTACAAGGACTAAAATCAACAATACAATCTAGTTTGTCTGGAATGGAGAGGAATTTAGGTATGCAGGTTAATAATCTTTCCTCTCAAATGGCTAGGATTAATTCCAAAATTTATAGCGCACCAAAAAACTCTCGTGATTTAAGAGATATAACAAGGAAACAGGAAACCACTGAGTCTTTATATTTATACCTCTTGCAGAAGAGGGAGGAATCTCAAATAACTTTAGCTTCCAGTACACCCAAGTCAAAGGTTATAGATAATGCTCATTTGGTACAACTTGCACCTGTCACACCCAAGAAACCATTGATTTATTTAGCTTCTCTTATTCTTGCGTTCTTGGTGCCATTCTCGATAATATATACCAATCAACTACTGGATAATAAAGTCAACAACAAGGCAGATTTGGAAAAACTTATCAATGATGTTCCTGTGCTTTCTGAGTTACCCAGCGTTTCAAAGAATGAGGAATTATTAATAAAAAAAGACGATAGATCCGTGTTAAGTGAATCTCTTAGAATTTTAAGAACCAATTTGGATTACCTAATAAAGGCCAAAAAAGATATAAAAAATAATGTGATTTTCGTTACATCTAGTGTTCCAGGAGAAGGTAAAACATTTGTCTCCTCCAATTTATCTATGATTTTATCTAGTACAAATAAAAAGGTACTTTTAATTGGAGCCGATATAAGAAATCCTAAATTATATACATTTTTTGCCGGTAAAAACGTTGACAGATTAGGTAAACCCAAAAGAAATGAAGATGCTGGTTTGACAGAGTATTTATACGATGAAAAGCTGACAAGTAAGGACATTATAAATACCTTATTAGTTCATACAAATACTATTGATGTTATTTATTCTGGTAAAATTCCACCAAACCCCTCCGAGTTGTTAATGAGTGATAGAATAAAAGAATTAATTGAAAAAGTATCGATTGATTATGATTATGTTGTCGTTGATACTGCACCTTTGCTTGTGGTTACTGACACTTTACTCCTTACGGAATATGCAAATCATGTATTATATGTAGTGCGTTCCGGTAATACGGAGAAAAAAGTCTTACAGTATCCGATAAATTTAAAAAAGGAAGGTAAACTACCTTCATTAGCTTTTGTAGTCAATGGCGTAAGTTCTTCTAACTTAGGCTATGGTGGAAAATATGGATATGGTTACGGAGAAAATATGAAGAAGCCTTGGTGGAAATTTTCCTAG
- a CDS encoding polysaccharide biosynthesis/export family protein: protein MKKTLIIISKSICFFLTLLIFSCASKKDIIYFQNATDFETIVSDNSHTNKFKVDDVISIHISTLDQEASIPFNLFKGAEEGGIRAEQVDYIVDKNGEIDFPVLGNVKVVGLSPEEAKAMLKEKLKPFLKDPIINIRLKNFTVTVLGEVNRPGTYPVNGEQITILEALGLANDLTIKGMRQNILVIRDFNGTKVYTRIDLTQKESLNSPVYYLTQNDVVYVEPNQSAVTSSSLDNRASIWVSIASVLITSTVLIITRN, encoded by the coding sequence TTGAAAAAGACCTTAATTATTATTTCTAAGTCAATTTGTTTCTTTTTAACTCTATTGATATTTTCCTGCGCTTCAAAAAAAGACATTATCTATTTTCAAAATGCTACTGATTTTGAAACTATAGTAAGTGACAATTCACATACAAATAAATTTAAAGTTGACGATGTAATTAGTATTCATATATCTACTTTAGATCAAGAGGCAAGTATTCCATTTAATCTTTTTAAAGGAGCTGAAGAAGGTGGAATAAGAGCTGAACAAGTTGATTATATTGTAGATAAAAACGGTGAAATTGATTTTCCTGTTTTAGGGAATGTTAAAGTTGTAGGTCTATCCCCCGAAGAGGCTAAGGCTATGTTAAAAGAAAAACTCAAGCCGTTTCTCAAAGATCCTATTATTAATATTCGCTTAAAGAATTTTACCGTTACTGTTCTTGGTGAAGTAAATAGACCAGGGACGTATCCAGTTAATGGTGAACAAATAACTATTTTAGAAGCTTTGGGTCTAGCAAATGATTTGACCATTAAGGGTATGCGGCAAAATATTCTCGTAATACGAGACTTCAATGGTACAAAAGTATATACCCGAATAGATCTTACCCAGAAGGAATCTTTGAATTCACCTGTATACTATTTAACACAAAACGATGTCGTCTATGTGGAACCAAACCAGTCCGCAGTTACTTCTTCTAGTTTAGATAATAGGGCGTCAATTTGGGTATCTATTGCCTCCGTACTTATTACATCAACAGTACTGATTATAACAAGAAATTAA
- a CDS encoding polysaccharide biosynthesis protein produces MIQKYINDNVHKYASKWLILCIDLCIVAFSLIVSYIIRFNLTFNFEVGQLLVQLPIVIFIALISFLLVGSYKGVVRYTGVRDVYNLFNAICLSSILLIIMILINKEITALDNFTIPLSIIIINSLIAFVALTASRYIFKSIYSHISLGMKTSKNIMIYGAGESGMLTFNALTNNSKTKARVVGYIDNDKAKVGKSINGIKVFSENILNEEFILKNDISEIIFSIQNIDSKKLRLLVEGLVDYPVLVKIVPPIEDWINGELKASQIKNVQIEDLLDRAPINIKNSHISEELNGKSILVTGGAGSIGSEIVRQICTYSYKSLIVVDQAESALYDLQQELKQNGFHNFIPLVGDVRDKNRLNGIFDEYKPNIVFHAAAYKHVPLMEYNSYEAIKINIAGTKTVADLAVIHGIEKFVFISTDKAVNPTNVMGASKRIAEMYISCMQQEGRTKFITTRFGNVLGSNGSVIPLFRKQIEKGGPLTLTHKDITRYFMTIPEASQLVLEAGAMGEGGEIFIFDMGESVRIYDLAKNMIKLSGLNYPKDIDIKITGLRPGEKLYEELLANGENTLPTYHKKIKISKTREINHLEVRSRIDELCITNMFFNGNPVKLMKEIVPEYVSNNSEFCNYDKVKKNKPSKLKIVESK; encoded by the coding sequence ATGATACAGAAATACATTAATGATAATGTGCATAAATATGCTTCTAAATGGCTTATTTTATGCATTGATTTGTGCATAGTCGCTTTTTCTTTAATAGTATCTTACATTATAAGATTCAACCTTACTTTTAATTTTGAGGTTGGTCAACTGCTTGTACAATTGCCTATTGTCATTTTCATAGCTTTAATTTCTTTTCTTTTAGTAGGTTCTTATAAAGGAGTAGTAAGGTATACCGGAGTGCGTGATGTTTATAATTTATTTAATGCTATTTGTTTGTCAAGTATTTTATTGATTATAATGATACTAATTAATAAAGAAATTACTGCTCTTGATAATTTTACTATTCCCTTGTCAATAATAATAATTAATAGTTTAATAGCTTTTGTTGCATTAACGGCTAGCCGTTATATTTTTAAATCTATCTATAGTCATATTTCATTAGGAATGAAAACCTCTAAAAACATCATGATATATGGCGCAGGGGAGTCTGGTATGCTAACTTTCAATGCGTTGACCAATAATTCTAAAACTAAAGCAAGAGTCGTTGGTTACATAGACAATGATAAGGCGAAAGTTGGAAAGAGCATAAATGGTATTAAGGTCTTTTCCGAAAATATTTTAAATGAAGAATTTATTTTAAAGAATGATATTTCGGAAATTATTTTTTCCATTCAAAATATAGATTCGAAAAAGTTAAGACTTTTAGTAGAAGGATTGGTTGATTATCCTGTACTAGTTAAAATAGTGCCCCCAATAGAAGATTGGATTAATGGAGAATTGAAGGCTTCGCAGATAAAAAATGTTCAAATTGAGGATTTGCTTGATAGAGCTCCTATCAATATAAAGAATAGCCATATTTCAGAAGAATTGAATGGGAAAAGTATTTTAGTTACAGGGGGAGCAGGTTCTATAGGTAGTGAGATTGTGAGGCAAATCTGTACTTACTCTTATAAATCACTGATTGTTGTAGATCAAGCAGAATCTGCATTATATGATTTGCAACAAGAATTAAAACAAAATGGGTTTCACAATTTTATTCCTTTGGTTGGTGATGTAAGGGATAAAAATAGGCTAAATGGGATTTTTGATGAATATAAACCTAATATTGTTTTTCATGCAGCCGCCTATAAGCATGTTCCTTTGATGGAATATAATTCTTATGAAGCAATCAAAATTAATATTGCGGGAACGAAAACAGTTGCAGATTTAGCAGTTATTCATGGTATCGAAAAATTCGTGTTTATTTCTACAGATAAAGCTGTAAACCCCACTAATGTAATGGGAGCAAGTAAACGTATTGCAGAGATGTACATAAGTTGCATGCAACAAGAGGGAAGAACAAAATTCATTACAACTAGATTTGGTAATGTGCTCGGCTCAAACGGTTCAGTAATTCCTTTGTTTAGAAAGCAAATAGAGAAAGGAGGACCGTTGACTTTAACACATAAGGACATTACCAGGTACTTTATGACCATCCCAGAAGCTTCGCAATTGGTTTTGGAAGCTGGAGCGATGGGTGAAGGTGGAGAAATCTTTATCTTTGATATGGGTGAATCCGTCAGGATTTATGATTTAGCTAAAAATATGATAAAATTATCTGGATTAAATTACCCAAAAGATATTGATATAAAAATCACGGGGTTAAGACCAGGAGAAAAACTTTATGAAGAACTATTAGCAAATGGTGAAAACACTTTGCCAACATATCACAAAAAGATTAAAATAAGTAAAACTAGAGAAATTAATCATTTAGAAGTACGTTCTAGAATAGATGAGCTTTGCATTACCAATATGTTTTTTAATGGAAATCCAGTTAAGCTAATGAAGGAAATTGTTCCGGAATATGTGTCTAACAACTCTGAATTTTGTAACTACGATAAAGTTAAAAAAAATAAACCTTCTAAGTTGAAAATCGTCGAATCAAAGTAA
- a CDS encoding DegT/DnrJ/EryC1/StrS family aminotransferase: MGGDELAFIHKAFESNWIAPLGPNVDGFESDLSLYLGNNSKIALLNSGTSAIHLGLKLLGVESNDDVLCQSFTFSASANPIKYLGANPIFIDSEEATWNMCPLLLEKAIIERISSGKKPKAIIAVHLYGMPYDVDKITNISKQYGIPVLEDSAEALGSTYNQRPCGTFGDISVLSFNGNKIITTSGGGALVTKNSKLRDEAVYLATQARDSAPHYQHSEIGFNYRMSNVLAGIGRGQMRVLDERVAGRRSNYEFYKEEFKGIEQITFLDEREASFSNRWLTCILTPSFKIREKFRLALEKNNIESRPLWKPMHMQPIFKNYPNYCNGVCENLFERGLCLPSGTNLSIEDLQRTVAIIKKNTK; the protein is encoded by the coding sequence ATGGGCGGGGATGAGCTTGCTTTTATCCATAAAGCATTTGAATCGAATTGGATAGCTCCGTTAGGCCCTAATGTAGATGGTTTTGAATCAGATTTGAGTCTTTATTTAGGTAATAACTCTAAGATTGCCCTTCTTAATTCAGGAACCTCCGCCATACATTTGGGGCTTAAATTGTTGGGAGTGGAATCAAATGACGATGTGCTATGTCAATCATTTACCTTTTCAGCTTCTGCTAACCCGATAAAATATCTTGGTGCTAATCCTATTTTTATTGATAGTGAAGAGGCGACCTGGAACATGTGTCCATTGTTGTTAGAAAAAGCTATTATTGAAAGAATTAGTAGTGGTAAAAAGCCGAAAGCTATAATAGCAGTTCACCTTTACGGTATGCCATACGATGTTGATAAGATAACTAATATTTCTAAGCAATATGGGATTCCAGTATTGGAAGACAGCGCAGAGGCATTGGGTAGCACATATAATCAGAGGCCGTGTGGTACTTTCGGAGATATTTCGGTTTTATCTTTTAATGGAAATAAGATTATTACCACCTCCGGAGGTGGTGCGCTAGTCACCAAAAATTCCAAGCTAAGGGATGAAGCAGTTTATTTAGCTACGCAAGCTCGAGATTCCGCCCCTCATTATCAGCATTCTGAGATTGGTTTTAACTATAGGATGAGCAATGTTTTAGCAGGAATTGGTAGGGGTCAAATGAGGGTTTTAGATGAAAGGGTAGCGGGGAGAAGAAGCAATTATGAATTTTACAAAGAAGAATTTAAAGGAATTGAACAAATTACCTTTTTGGATGAAAGGGAAGCTAGTTTTTCTAATAGATGGTTAACCTGCATACTTACACCATCATTTAAAATCAGAGAAAAATTCAGGTTAGCGTTAGAAAAAAATAACATTGAGTCCAGACCTTTATGGAAACCAATGCACATGCAACCAATTTTTAAAAATTATCCAAATTATTGTAATGGTGTATGTGAAAATCTTTTTGAAAGAGGACTTTGCCTACCCAGTGGAACAAATCTTTCGATTGAAGATTTGCAAAGAACAGTTGCAATTATCAAAAAAAACACAAAATGA